One stretch of Desulfovibrio sp. JC022 DNA includes these proteins:
- a CDS encoding IMP cyclohydrolase translates to MSDLKKMYKTLQQDPFPADMTVTLGDQKLTFKKRTWEIDGETKGLRYGENPDQPAALYELVSGGLEYDGIKFRGEGQGLVSALTEEHMIQAGKHPGKTNLTDVDNALNILQYLTAKPAAVILKHNNPCGASWSEEGVGVALRNAFQADRIAAFGGAIVVNRPFTMEAAEVVDSAYFEVVAAPSFEEGTLEVLKKRKNLRILQIPGIADLEKMLGQPFLDVKSLMDGGMVVQFSFRNRILDAEDFIPATAEKDGSSFSSRAPSKQETDDMLFAWAVEAGVTSNSVIFAKDGVTTAIGTGEQDRVGCVELAVTKARIKYADGLCFEKFKMSLFELKLKALKDEQAAKDLAEIEQAAVEAKGGLKGSVLVSDGFFPFRDGVDMCMAQGITAIAQPGGSIRDHEVIQATNEASPQVAMVFTGQRSFKH, encoded by the coding sequence ATGAGTGATCTTAAAAAGATGTACAAAACCTTGCAGCAGGACCCTTTTCCCGCTGACATGACCGTTACCCTCGGCGACCAGAAACTGACCTTCAAAAAAAGGACCTGGGAAATCGACGGCGAAACCAAGGGACTTCGTTACGGCGAAAACCCGGATCAGCCCGCAGCACTTTATGAGCTGGTTTCCGGCGGACTAGAATACGACGGCATCAAATTTCGCGGCGAAGGACAGGGACTTGTTTCCGCACTCACCGAAGAGCACATGATTCAGGCGGGCAAGCATCCCGGCAAAACCAACCTGACCGATGTGGACAACGCCCTGAACATCCTGCAATACCTCACCGCCAAGCCTGCGGCTGTTATCCTTAAGCATAACAACCCCTGCGGTGCATCATGGTCTGAAGAAGGCGTAGGTGTAGCCCTGCGTAATGCTTTTCAGGCCGACCGTATTGCCGCATTCGGCGGAGCCATTGTAGTCAACCGTCCTTTCACTATGGAAGCGGCTGAAGTTGTCGACAGTGCATATTTTGAAGTTGTTGCTGCTCCTTCTTTTGAAGAGGGAACCCTCGAAGTGCTCAAGAAACGCAAAAACCTGCGCATCCTTCAGATTCCCGGCATTGCCGATCTGGAAAAAATGCTCGGCCAGCCTTTCCTTGATGTAAAATCACTCATGGACGGCGGTATGGTTGTGCAGTTCTCTTTCCGCAACCGTATCCTCGACGCTGAAGATTTCATCCCCGCCACTGCTGAAAAAGACGGTTCCAGCTTCTCTTCCCGCGCTCCTTCCAAGCAGGAAACAGATGACATGCTCTTCGCATGGGCTGTTGAAGCAGGTGTAACCTCCAACTCCGTAATTTTTGCCAAAGACGGCGTAACCACTGCCATCGGCACCGGTGAACAGGACCGCGTAGGTTGCGTTGAGCTGGCTGTGACCAAGGCACGCATCAAGTACGCTGACGGACTCTGCTTTGAAAAATTCAAGATGTCTCTTTTCGAGCTGAAGCTTAAAGCCCTCAAAGACGAACAGGCCGCCAAGGATCTCGCTGAGATCGAACAGGCCGCAGTTGAAGCCAAGGGCGGACTTAAAGGTTCCGTGCTGGTTTCTGACGGTTTCTTCCCCTTCCGCGACGGCGTAGATATGTGCATGGCGCAGGGCATCACCGCCATTGCCCAGCCCGGCGGTTCCATTCGCGACCACGAAGTGATTCAGGCTACCAACGAAGCCTCACCGCAGGTCGCCATGGTCTTTACCGGCCAAAGATCTTTTAAGCATTAA
- a CDS encoding alpha/beta hydrolase yields the protein MNVVFVGGWATSAQQYPALAESARFLVPFTGFDPLELPDLVKDGGDVLVGWSTGAHMLLRDCRHLFELYDKVLLIAPFLSFTDSFPARLVRGMIAGMESDPAAVVRSFHENCAEPQPPDYAPTDHDPLVAGLEYLVDSKIEPDAKMSLPNCIMVHGSRDRIVRRKAFAKVSAVVEGAEVMSVESGHKISESQLMSILRGHYSSEK from the coding sequence ATGAACGTAGTTTTTGTGGGCGGATGGGCAACTTCCGCACAGCAATATCCCGCATTGGCGGAGTCTGCGCGTTTTTTAGTCCCTTTTACCGGATTTGATCCTCTGGAACTCCCTGATCTGGTTAAGGACGGGGGCGATGTTTTGGTGGGCTGGTCCACCGGGGCGCATATGCTTTTGAGGGATTGTCGTCATTTATTCGAATTATATGACAAGGTTCTCTTGATAGCTCCGTTTTTATCGTTTACCGACTCTTTTCCCGCAAGGTTGGTCCGGGGAATGATTGCCGGAATGGAAAGCGACCCTGCTGCTGTTGTGAGGTCTTTTCATGAAAATTGCGCAGAGCCGCAGCCGCCTGATTATGCCCCGACAGATCATGACCCTCTGGTTGCCGGGCTTGAATATCTTGTTGATTCAAAGATTGAACCGGACGCTAAAATGAGCCTGCCGAATTGCATTATGGTTCATGGTTCCCGTGACCGTATTGTCCGGCGCAAGGCTTTTGCAAAAGTCAGTGCTGTGGTTGAGGGAGCTGAGGTCATGAGTGTTGAAAGCGGGCATAAAATTTCAGAATCGCAATTAATGAGCATTCTCAGGGGACATTATTCAAGTGAAAAATAG
- a CDS encoding ribonuclease catalytic domain-containing protein gives MSLFKEGRYVAPGNIVEFMHGNQPQLAFVMEEQSGKLKLYTINKRETKMPAARVLPWIGPQYSASASRQEMLDYMVAHQEKRGELQAGLDTMEIWDLAQGELEKAPLNWFAGLLWEKPDADQISALGRAMIAAKTHFKFQPPEFIIYTQEKVDLRLKQQAEEKAHEEIMSVGQDLFKRIWTARESGGKIRPDQIPAMSEEIAEGLKSFLMDRVSGLNEDKSNKMWSALRKGLPDHPHLPLLLAQGWGIVHPHHNYLLDEADYAFDDSWSAEHSNEIGKLIKAVETKAGDPCPLPMRSIDSATTKDIDDAFNLVKKEDGGYTLTIALARPCMDWNFDSDLDQAVMNRGTSVYLPEGTSHMMPEALGIGAFSLFSGEVRPALITTFELDAQGILQSVSPHNGWVKLTDNSTYLAVEQMLEEGSDDEMALAFELSEKLLQERIKHGAIVIRRPEPELSLEGWPQQTKVIMSSKEKTTRADQIISEFMILANSGLGKFAEENDFPLLYRTQDIALPSDLSGIITEPHEIFMRVRQMVPPQMDTTPKKHATLAVTGYSPITSPLRRYADFINMAQLCHYLVEEKPKWDAEGLKALADNLQIRLQSVIKIQRFRPRYWKLLYLAQNRKGWHHAVVVDDNGPLATLAMPEIQINVRVPRPMLGDKLYPGQGFQIRFNKIDPLTNELRVVEAMEE, from the coding sequence ATGTCCCTATTCAAGGAAGGACGTTACGTAGCGCCCGGAAATATTGTGGAATTCATGCATGGCAACCAGCCACAGCTAGCATTTGTCATGGAAGAGCAATCCGGAAAGCTCAAACTCTACACCATCAACAAGCGTGAAACCAAGATGCCCGCAGCACGGGTACTTCCTTGGATCGGACCGCAATATTCCGCATCGGCATCCCGTCAGGAAATGCTGGACTACATGGTCGCCCATCAGGAAAAACGGGGCGAGCTTCAAGCCGGACTTGATACCATGGAAATCTGGGATCTGGCTCAGGGTGAACTTGAAAAAGCACCCCTGAACTGGTTCGCAGGACTTCTCTGGGAAAAGCCGGATGCCGACCAGATCTCCGCCCTTGGACGGGCCATGATCGCGGCCAAAACCCACTTTAAATTTCAGCCTCCTGAATTCATCATCTACACTCAGGAAAAAGTTGATCTCCGCCTGAAACAGCAGGCCGAAGAAAAGGCTCATGAAGAGATTATGAGTGTAGGTCAGGACCTTTTCAAAAGGATCTGGACCGCCCGTGAATCCGGCGGAAAAATCAGACCGGACCAGATTCCGGCCATGTCCGAGGAAATTGCCGAAGGGCTTAAATCCTTTCTCATGGACAGAGTTTCCGGATTGAATGAAGATAAATCCAACAAAATGTGGTCCGCCCTGCGCAAAGGATTGCCTGACCACCCCCATCTGCCGTTGCTGCTTGCTCAAGGCTGGGGAATCGTGCATCCGCACCACAACTATCTGCTGGATGAAGCGGATTACGCTTTTGACGACAGCTGGTCCGCTGAACACAGCAATGAAATTGGCAAACTGATCAAAGCTGTGGAAACAAAAGCCGGCGATCCCTGCCCATTGCCTATGCGCAGCATCGATTCCGCCACCACCAAAGATATTGATGACGCCTTCAATCTCGTGAAAAAGGAAGACGGCGGATACACCTTGACCATTGCTCTTGCCCGCCCCTGTATGGATTGGAACTTCGATTCTGACCTTGATCAGGCAGTCATGAATCGCGGAACCAGCGTGTACTTACCTGAAGGCACCAGCCACATGATGCCCGAAGCTCTCGGTATCGGGGCGTTCAGCCTCTTTTCCGGGGAAGTACGCCCGGCCCTGATCACGACTTTTGAACTGGATGCACAAGGAATTCTGCAATCGGTTTCTCCCCATAATGGCTGGGTTAAGCTCACTGACAACTCCACCTACCTTGCAGTGGAACAGATGCTCGAAGAAGGCAGCGACGATGAAATGGCTCTCGCATTTGAGCTTTCTGAAAAACTGCTTCAGGAACGCATCAAACACGGTGCAATTGTCATCCGCAGGCCCGAACCGGAACTGTCCCTTGAAGGCTGGCCTCAGCAGACCAAAGTTATCATGTCTTCCAAAGAGAAGACTACCCGCGCGGACCAGATTATCAGCGAATTCATGATCCTCGCCAACTCCGGGCTGGGTAAATTTGCCGAAGAAAATGATTTCCCCCTGCTTTATCGCACGCAGGACATAGCTTTACCCTCCGATCTGAGCGGAATTATTACCGAACCGCACGAAATTTTTATGCGGGTGCGTCAGATGGTTCCCCCTCAGATGGATACCACACCCAAAAAACACGCCACACTGGCAGTGACCGGATACAGCCCGATCACTTCACCGCTGCGCCGCTACGCGGACTTCATCAACATGGCCCAGCTCTGCCATTACCTTGTAGAAGAAAAACCTAAGTGGGATGCGGAAGGTTTAAAAGCACTTGCCGACAATTTGCAGATACGTTTGCAGTCGGTAATCAAAATCCAGAGATTCAGGCCCCGCTACTGGAAGCTTCTTTATCTGGCCCAGAACAGAAAAGGGTGGCACCATGCTGTTGTAGTGGATGACAACGGTCCTCTTGCTACGCTGGCCATGCCTGAAATCCAGATCAACGTAAGGGTTCCCCGGCCCATGCTGGGTGACAAACTCTACCCCGGTCAGGGCTTTCAGATTCGCTTTAATAAAATCGACCCGCTGACCAATGAACTGCGTGTTGTAGAAGCTATGGAAGAATAA
- a CDS encoding 8-amino-7-oxononanoate synthase, whose protein sequence is MTPKSFYRRIEGELAELENSSLLRSVPDVDCGADKELVFKHRKLLNLASNDYLGLANDEHLARAAVEAVEQYGCGSAASRLVTGNFKIYDELERELAAFKEQEDSMLFTSGYAANLAIMDSFATRRTIVFSDKLNHASILDGIRMSGARQVRYRHNDIGHLTKRMEAAKDADSKILITDTIFSMDGDLAYLEEITDLCDFYDTMFVVDEAHAEGVFGAGKGIAHERGLAKRIDLHMGAFSKGFGSLGGAVSGRKELISYLRNKGRSFVFTTALPPAVIGANLAALRLVATDPSRGEKLLRVSRELKVYLESCGFDCGQSESQIIPVVLGDNEKALTAREKLIAKGLYTAAIRPPTVPEGTARLRLSLRADFTDIDLQKIKGAFAGLKAELE, encoded by the coding sequence ATGACTCCAAAGAGTTTTTATCGCCGTATTGAGGGTGAATTGGCTGAACTTGAAAATAGTTCCCTGCTCAGGAGCGTTCCCGATGTGGATTGTGGAGCGGACAAGGAACTTGTGTTCAAGCATAGAAAGCTGCTCAACCTTGCATCCAATGACTATCTCGGACTGGCAAATGACGAACATCTTGCCCGTGCGGCTGTTGAAGCCGTGGAACAATACGGTTGCGGTTCGGCTGCTTCGCGGCTGGTTACCGGGAATTTTAAAATCTACGATGAATTGGAGCGTGAGCTTGCCGCATTTAAAGAGCAGGAAGATTCCATGCTTTTTACTTCCGGGTATGCTGCCAACCTTGCCATCATGGATAGTTTTGCCACTCGCCGCACAATTGTTTTTTCCGATAAGCTTAACCATGCCAGTATATTGGACGGTATCAGAATGTCCGGGGCTCGTCAGGTGCGTTATCGCCACAATGACATAGGCCATCTCACGAAAAGGATGGAAGCAGCCAAGGATGCGGACTCAAAAATTCTGATAACTGATACTATTTTCAGCATGGACGGCGATCTGGCATATTTGGAAGAAATTACTGATCTTTGTGATTTTTACGATACCATGTTTGTTGTGGACGAAGCTCATGCCGAAGGAGTTTTCGGGGCCGGTAAGGGGATAGCCCATGAACGGGGGCTTGCTAAGCGAATTGATCTGCACATGGGGGCTTTCTCCAAAGGTTTCGGTTCCCTTGGCGGGGCTGTTTCCGGGCGTAAGGAACTTATATCCTATTTGCGGAACAAAGGGCGTTCTTTTGTTTTTACCACCGCCTTGCCTCCGGCAGTTATCGGTGCGAATCTTGCCGCCCTGCGGCTGGTTGCCACTGATCCGTCACGGGGAGAGAAACTGCTGCGCGTGAGTCGTGAGTTAAAGGTTTATCTTGAATCGTGTGGATTTGATTGCGGGCAGTCTGAAAGCCAGATTATCCCGGTGGTTCTGGGGGATAATGAAAAAGCTCTTACAGCACGCGAAAAGTTGATCGCAAAGGGACTTTATACGGCTGCTATCAGGCCTCCCACTGTACCGGAAGGAACAGCCCGTTTGCGCCTTTCCCTGCGTGCTGATTTTACTGATATTGATCTGCAAAAAATAAAGGGCGCATTTGCCGGATTGAAGGCGGAACTGGAATAA
- a CDS encoding CBS domain-containing protein — MLVGDWMTEEVLTLMPGAPIIDAMEMMRDAGIRQIPVTEASGLVVGIVSDRDVRDAMPSKFLPGDNTTGKGDGLMGLKIKDIMTHDPYIVSPDTCMEVAAELLLEKKIGGLPVVDEFGLVGIVTEVDIYRFLTTVTGVSKGSSQFAFVLEDTVSALEDLLSDLWARGVRLSTVFTSYEGVAQGSRRVFVWVQKLDDDIVESLVMHLKKAYDFKYHVHRGETYKNEF, encoded by the coding sequence ATGTTAGTAGGGGATTGGATGACTGAAGAGGTGCTGACCCTCATGCCGGGTGCGCCCATAATTGACGCCATGGAAATGATGCGTGATGCCGGAATCAGGCAGATTCCGGTAACCGAGGCATCCGGCCTTGTGGTTGGTATTGTTTCCGACAGGGATGTGCGTGACGCAATGCCTTCCAAATTTTTGCCCGGAGATAATACCACCGGTAAAGGTGACGGGTTAATGGGTCTCAAAATTAAGGACATCATGACCCATGATCCTTATATCGTTTCCCCGGATACATGCATGGAAGTTGCCGCTGAATTACTTTTGGAGAAGAAGATCGGCGGATTGCCTGTTGTTGATGAGTTCGGCCTTGTCGGGATTGTTACTGAAGTTGATATTTACCGTTTCCTGACTACGGTTACCGGCGTAAGCAAAGGAAGTTCCCAGTTTGCCTTTGTGCTCGAAGATACAGTCTCCGCTCTTGAAGATTTGCTGAGTGATCTTTGGGCAAGGGGGGTAAGGCTTTCAACTGTTTTTACTTCTTATGAAGGGGTGGCGCAGGGATCTCGCCGTGTTTTTGTCTGGGTGCAGAAGCTTGATGACGATATAGTGGAATCATTGGTCATGCACCTGAAGAAGGCTTACGACTTCAAGTACCATGTCCACCGGGGCGAGACGTATAAGAATGAATTTTAA
- a CDS encoding sensor histidine kinase — MDNDNLFADDELLFSGEESAESTVREVEPWKVLIVDDEPDVHSMTRMVLGDFAFEGRPLDFVSAHSGEESIDILKVDPDFAVVLLDVVMETNTAGLDVAHRVRNELNNQFIRIILRTGQPGFAPEHKVITELDINDYWQKAELTSRRLTTSMTTALRSYRDLRKIELNRESLAQMAKSVAHQIRNRTMTINGFVNIAARKLGPDSEAAEYLETISHEAARLENIVNSVSSFAAIDRCDHCSADIKEVSEKAMELCREYAQELGKDVQFTTDFTQQRVDSRPDLLSKVVIELVNNAVVFADEKEPRVSVEAKVEENFCKLVVSDNGSCISDEDLPYIFDPFFTTKPEAVGMGLSIVNRITSGYNWNVDVSCSDEGGAVFTLAIPL; from the coding sequence ATGGACAATGATAATCTGTTCGCAGATGATGAATTACTTTTTTCCGGTGAGGAATCAGCAGAGTCTACGGTTCGTGAGGTTGAACCGTGGAAGGTGTTGATTGTTGATGATGAGCCGGATGTTCATTCCATGACCAGAATGGTTCTTGGGGACTTTGCGTTTGAGGGGCGCCCCTTAGATTTTGTCAGTGCACATTCAGGCGAGGAATCAATAGATATTCTTAAAGTAGATCCTGATTTTGCTGTGGTCCTTCTTGATGTCGTTATGGAGACTAATACCGCCGGACTTGATGTTGCTCACAGAGTCAGGAATGAATTGAACAATCAGTTCATCAGGATTATTCTCAGGACCGGGCAGCCCGGTTTTGCTCCGGAGCATAAGGTCATTACTGAGCTGGACATCAATGATTACTGGCAGAAGGCGGAGTTGACTTCAAGAAGGTTGACCACATCTATGACTACGGCCCTTCGGTCCTACCGAGATTTGCGCAAAATTGAACTTAACCGCGAAAGCCTTGCTCAGATGGCTAAGTCTGTTGCCCACCAGATTCGCAACCGGACCATGACTATCAACGGGTTTGTCAATATTGCCGCCCGTAAGCTGGGCCCTGATTCCGAGGCGGCAGAGTATCTTGAAACTATCTCCCATGAAGCAGCCCGACTGGAAAATATCGTGAACAGTGTTTCCTCTTTTGCTGCTATAGATCGTTGTGATCATTGCAGTGCGGATATTAAAGAGGTTTCCGAAAAAGCGATGGAGCTTTGCCGGGAGTATGCGCAAGAGCTTGGGAAGGATGTTCAGTTCACTACGGATTTTACGCAGCAGAGAGTGGATTCACGCCCGGACCTGCTTTCAAAGGTGGTAATCGAGCTTGTTAATAATGCGGTTGTTTTTGCTGATGAGAAGGAACCACGTGTCAGTGTCGAGGCCAAAGTAGAAGAAAATTTTTGTAAGCTGGTTGTCTCGGATAATGGATCATGCATTTCTGATGAAGATTTGCCTTATATTTTTGATCCTTTTTTTACGACAAAACCGGAAGCCGTTGGAATGGGGTTAAGTATTGTAAACCGAATTACCAGCGGCTATAATTGGAATGTCGATGTTTCCTGTTCGGATGAAGGCGGAGCTGTTTTTACGCTGGCAATTCCCCTGTGA
- the plsY gene encoding glycerol-3-phosphate 1-O-acyltransferase PlsY, giving the protein MLWIFWLVFAYFLGSIPFGLFIGKICYNIDIRTAGSKSTGATNVARLCGFKYGVAALVLDVAKGFVPVLMAYQYSHNWIFISLVAAAAVIGHVFSIFMDMKGGKAVATTIGVFLALAPAATLYSIVMLLAVIALSGFVSMGSLTFAVALPFFSLVTGHIGMVPLACGMTLLLFWTHRENIKRLAKGEENSWKKKK; this is encoded by the coding sequence ATGCTCTGGATATTCTGGCTGGTTTTCGCCTATTTTCTGGGATCTATTCCCTTCGGACTTTTTATCGGAAAGATTTGCTACAACATAGACATCCGCACAGCAGGAAGTAAAAGCACCGGAGCCACCAATGTGGCCCGTCTGTGTGGATTCAAATACGGCGTGGCCGCACTTGTTCTAGATGTCGCCAAAGGCTTCGTCCCTGTGCTCATGGCCTACCAGTACAGCCACAACTGGATTTTTATTTCACTTGTAGCCGCAGCAGCCGTTATCGGACATGTATTTTCTATCTTTATGGATATGAAGGGCGGCAAGGCAGTGGCTACCACCATCGGAGTATTTCTGGCACTAGCCCCGGCGGCAACACTTTACTCCATCGTAATGCTACTGGCCGTAATAGCCCTTTCCGGATTTGTTTCCATGGGCTCGCTTACTTTTGCAGTAGCCCTGCCCTTCTTCTCGTTGGTGACAGGCCATATCGGCATGGTCCCGCTGGCCTGCGGAATGACCCTGCTCCTCTTCTGGACCCACCGGGAAAACATCAAACGTCTGGCTAAAGGCGAAGAAAATTCTTGGAAAAAGAAAAAATAA
- a CDS encoding response regulator yields MVDGSNPVDNDELFFADETPEETGGRKAKNWKILIVDDEDDVHSTTRLVLDDFAFEGAGLEFLSAYSAEEAVTVLKEHPDIAVILLDVVMETNHAGLELVRTIREEMKNSMVRIILRTGQPGQAPERQVIIEYDINDYKHKAELTAQRLFTSVLSSLRSYRDLQVIEQNRKGLKHIIEASGSLFQQQSVGRLAQGVLTQVISLIGLRDSVYLEGDGVAVSSPDKESMRIIASTGKYATCNSSIEECPVLSQQTREQLESVREQGCGCFANNDYIGYLPTHQMGSHLLYVENCGNEFSEQDEDLLKIFSDNVGVAFDNIYLNQEILDTQKEIVRMLGEVVEFRSKETAFHVIRVSEIARILGMAVGLDPVKVDELYYASPMHDVGKIGIPDSILLKPGKLSDEEMAVMRSHTEIGYNILRASNRKLLKAAATIAHEHHEYWDGSGYPQGLKGEEISIAGRIICITDVFDALCSDRVYKESWEVDRALEFLKSKRETMFDPALVDLFFENLEKIMEIREKYRDKF; encoded by the coding sequence ATGGTAGATGGATCTAATCCGGTTGATAATGATGAGCTCTTCTTTGCCGATGAGACTCCCGAAGAAACCGGGGGAAGAAAAGCTAAGAATTGGAAGATACTTATCGTTGATGATGAAGATGATGTACATAGCACAACCCGTTTAGTTTTGGATGACTTTGCCTTTGAAGGGGCCGGGCTGGAGTTTTTGAGTGCGTATTCAGCTGAGGAAGCTGTTACTGTTCTGAAGGAGCACCCTGATATCGCGGTGATTCTTCTTGATGTGGTCATGGAGACCAATCACGCCGGGCTGGAACTGGTCAGGACCATACGTGAAGAAATGAAGAATTCCATGGTTCGCATTATTTTGCGTACCGGACAGCCGGGGCAGGCTCCAGAGCGTCAGGTTATTATCGAATATGACATCAATGATTATAAGCATAAGGCTGAATTGACTGCTCAGCGTTTATTCACGTCAGTTCTTTCGTCATTGCGGTCCTATCGGGATCTTCAGGTGATTGAGCAGAACCGTAAGGGGTTGAAGCATATTATTGAAGCTTCCGGCAGCCTTTTTCAGCAGCAGTCTGTGGGGCGTTTGGCACAAGGCGTACTTACGCAGGTTATTTCGCTTATAGGTTTGCGCGATTCTGTTTATCTGGAGGGTGACGGTGTTGCTGTTTCCAGCCCGGATAAGGAAAGTATGAGGATTATTGCCTCTACCGGTAAGTATGCAACTTGTAATTCATCAATTGAAGAGTGTCCTGTTTTGTCCCAACAAACCAGGGAGCAACTAGAGAGTGTCCGTGAACAAGGATGTGGTTGTTTCGCGAACAATGACTATATCGGTTACCTGCCTACCCATCAGATGGGTTCCCACCTTCTTTATGTGGAAAATTGCGGAAATGAATTCAGCGAACAGGATGAGGATTTGCTGAAAATCTTTTCGGATAACGTAGGTGTTGCCTTTGACAATATCTATCTCAATCAGGAAATTCTTGATACCCAGAAAGAAATAGTGCGCATGCTTGGCGAGGTGGTGGAATTTCGCTCCAAGGAAACCGCATTTCACGTAATTCGCGTTTCGGAAATTGCCCGTATTCTGGGGATGGCTGTCGGCCTCGACCCGGTAAAGGTGGATGAACTTTACTATGCATCTCCCATGCATGATGTGGGCAAAATCGGCATTCCGGATTCAATTCTGCTCAAGCCGGGTAAGCTGAGCGACGAAGAGATGGCAGTCATGCGCAGTCACACTGAAATTGGGTACAACATTCTTCGGGCCAGCAATCGTAAATTGCTTAAGGCGGCTGCAACCATTGCCCACGAACATCATGAGTACTGGGATGGCTCGGGGTATCCTCAAGGCTTGAAGGGTGAAGAAATCAGCATAGCAGGGCGCATAATCTGTATTACAGATGTCTTTGATGCGCTCTGCAGCGATAGGGTTTATAAGGAGTCTTGGGAAGTTGACCGGGCGTTGGAGTTCCTGAAGTCAAAGAGGGAGACTATGTTTGATCCTGCCTTGGTTGATCTTTTCTTCGAGAATCTTGAAAAGATAATGGAGATCAGGGAAAAGTATAGGGATAAATTTTAA
- a CDS encoding methyltransferase domain-containing protein, protein MKNRIRQCFGKAAASYSKAASVQRIVAGNCAALCPEAEFRNVLDIGSGVGFLHDELRERITYGNYFSLDLVRPMLMEQKDSGALLVAADGEELPFAAESFDLLVSSSAMQWYADPEKSIPRSFEVLKSGGRFAIAIFANGTLCELAKVSSKTGFGSVKELKSCSFYRELFNSIAGLKVDYASEEHQVFFPSVKHFLKKHQMTGAVASSENISWGKEKYRRFVEEYENLYRGESGIKASYRVFLAYGEKL, encoded by the coding sequence GTGAAAAATAGGATTCGTCAGTGTTTCGGAAAGGCAGCCGCCAGTTATAGTAAGGCCGCATCCGTGCAGCGTATAGTTGCCGGGAATTGTGCTGCTCTTTGCCCGGAAGCTGAATTTAGAAATGTTTTGGACATCGGTTCTGGCGTTGGTTTTTTGCACGATGAACTGCGCGAACGCATCACTTACGGTAACTATTTTTCCCTTGATCTGGTGCGGCCTATGCTGATGGAGCAGAAAGATTCCGGGGCCTTGCTTGTGGCAGCGGATGGCGAAGAGCTTCCTTTTGCAGCTGAAAGTTTTGACCTGCTGGTAAGTTCCTCGGCTATGCAATGGTACGCTGATCCGGAAAAATCCATTCCGCGCAGTTTTGAGGTTTTAAAGTCCGGTGGCAGGTTTGCCATAGCCATTTTTGCAAACGGGACCCTTTGTGAACTTGCCAAAGTGAGTTCAAAGACCGGATTCGGTTCAGTAAAGGAATTGAAGAGTTGCTCTTTTTACAGAGAGTTATTTAACAGTATAGCAGGACTTAAGGTGGATTACGCAAGTGAGGAGCATCAGGTGTTCTTCCCTTCCGTAAAACACTTCCTGAAAAAGCATCAGATGACCGGGGCCGTAGCTTCCAGCGAGAATATCTCGTGGGGAAAGGAAAAATACCGCCGGTTTGTTGAAGAGTATGAAAATTTATACAGGGGAGAATCAGGCATAAAAGCCAGTTACAGGGTTTTTCTTGCTTATGGAGAGAAATTATAG